In Diceros bicornis minor isolate mBicDic1 chromosome 30 unlocalized genomic scaffold, mDicBic1.mat.cur SUPER_30_unloc_2, whole genome shotgun sequence, a genomic segment contains:
- the LOC131402110 gene encoding ral guanine nucleotide dissociation stimulator-like — protein sequence MEKLTESMAPAFLSRNMSSFTTFMINYSALDTSHRVLDQLFTSAISSLVGTFLDPGQDFWEPLHFPCFRMKLTSLHLSSPGSELGTTPTFSRSSWSIQGPLRQIWKVRKLQYGKMICRVFKG from the exons atggagaagctgacagagtccatggcaccagctttcctgagtaggaacatgtccagcttcaccaccttcatgatcaactactcggccttagacacatcccaccgggtcctggaccagctgtttactag tgccatctcttctctggtgggaaccttcctggacccagggcaggatttctgggaacccctgcactttccctgcttcaggatgaagctgacatctctgcatctcagctcgcctggctcggagctggggaccacgcctactttctccaggtccagctggagcatccaaggcccattgaggcagatctggaaggtgaggaaactgcagtatgggaagatgatttgcagggtcttcaaaggctag